One region of Peribacillus simplex genomic DNA includes:
- the glsA gene encoding glutaminase A, producing MGYQCRSNVELQQLVDEAKKFTVKGKVANYIPALEKANPGDLSVAIYYPDGKRYCAGDVSVKMTLQSISKVLTLAMVLMEKGEDYVFSFVGKEPTGDPFNSIAKLETNKPSKPLNPMINAGALTVTHMVSGDNVNERLKRILYFIRELTQNPIIDFNEAVASSEYNTADLNRSLSYFLKQHNVINEDVEDLIELYSKQCAIEMDSQDLARIGCVLAMNGKDQLTGKQIIPGDIARICKTFMVTCGMYNASGEFAINVGIPAKSGVSGGIMGAVPGKCGIGIYGAALDEKGNSVAGVKLLEMMAKKYSLSMFNT from the coding sequence ATGGGATATCAATGCAGGTCCAATGTAGAATTGCAGCAACTTGTTGATGAGGCAAAAAAATTTACCGTTAAGGGAAAGGTGGCAAACTATATACCGGCTCTTGAAAAGGCGAATCCTGGAGATTTATCTGTGGCTATTTACTATCCTGACGGAAAAAGATATTGTGCGGGGGATGTAAGTGTCAAAATGACCCTCCAAAGCATTTCAAAAGTATTGACACTTGCTATGGTATTAATGGAAAAAGGAGAGGACTATGTCTTTTCATTTGTAGGAAAAGAACCTACCGGTGATCCTTTTAATTCCATTGCCAAGTTAGAGACAAACAAGCCATCCAAGCCGTTAAACCCGATGATCAATGCAGGAGCATTGACTGTTACCCACATGGTTTCAGGTGACAATGTAAATGAGAGGCTTAAGCGTATTTTATATTTTATCCGGGAGTTGACCCAAAATCCTATTATCGATTTTAATGAAGCAGTTGCCAGTTCAGAATACAATACAGCAGACTTAAATCGATCGTTAAGCTATTTTTTAAAGCAGCATAATGTAATAAACGAAGATGTGGAGGACTTAATCGAATTGTATTCGAAGCAGTGTGCCATTGAAATGGACAGTCAGGATTTGGCGAGGATAGGCTGTGTGCTGGCCATGAATGGGAAAGATCAGTTGACGGGAAAGCAAATTATCCCCGGAGACATTGCTCGTATTTGCAAGACATTTATGGTTACCTGCGGCATGTATAATGCCTCAGGTGAATTTGCCATTAATGTAGGCATTCCGGCCAAAAGCGGCGTGTCAGGAGGAATCATGGGGGCTGTCCCTGGAAAATGCGGAATTGGAATTTATGGTGCAGCGCTGGATGAGAAGGGGAACAGCGTTGCCGGGGTAAAACTCTTGGAAATGATGGCGAAAAAGTATTCATTAAGTATGTTTAATACTTAA